In Physeter macrocephalus isolate SW-GA unplaced genomic scaffold, ASM283717v5 random_41, whole genome shotgun sequence, the following proteins share a genomic window:
- the FCHO1 gene encoding F-BAR domain only protein 1 isoform X2, which produces MSYFGEYFWGEKNHGFEVLYHSVKQGPISTKELADFIRERATIEETYSKAMAKLSKLASNGTSVGTFAPLWEVFRVSSDKLALCHLELTRKLQDLIKDVLRYGEEQLKAHKKCKEEAVGTLDAVQVLAGVSQLLPKSRENFLNRCMDQERLRRESTSQKEMDKAETKTKKAAESLRRSVEKYNSARADFEQKMLDSALRFQAMEETHLRQMKALLGSYAHSVEDTHVQIGQVHEEFKQNIENISVEMLLRKFAESKGTGQEKPGPLDFEAYSAAALQEAMKRLRGAKAFRLPGLSRREREPPAAVDSREPDSGTCPEVDEEGFTVRPDVTQNSTAEPSHFSSSDSDFDDEEPRKFYVHIKPAPARAPTCSPEAAAAQLRATAGSLILPPGPGGTMKRHSSRDTAGKLQRPRSAPRAGSCAEKLQSDEQVSKNLFGPPLESAFDHEDFTGSSSLGFTSSPSPFSSSSPENVEDSGLDSPSHAAPGPSPDSWVPRPGTPQSPPTCRVPPPESRGTQPLLPSDSPQPLAPSPGPWGLEAVAGGDLMPVPADLAAREGLAAPPRRPRSRKASCPLMRSNGDLSRSLSPSPLGSSAPSTIPERPSFSSQAGHGVSRGPSPVVLGSQDALPVATAFTEYVHAYFRGHNPSCLARVTGELTMTFPAGIVRVFSGTPPPPVLSFRLVHTAPIEHFHPNADLLFSDPSQSDPETKDFWLNMAALTEALQRQAEQNPAASYYNVVLLRYQFSRPGPQSVPLQLSAHWQCGETLTQVSVEYSYRPGATAVPTPLTNVQILLPVGEPVTNVRLQPAATWNLEEKRLLWKLPDVSETGGSGRLSASWEPCSGPSTPSPVAAQFTSEGATLSGVDLELVGSGYRMSLVKRRFATALPPQGCTW; this is translated from the exons ATGTCGTATTTTGGGGAGTATTTTTGG GGAGAGAAGAACCATGGCTTTGAGGTCCTGTACCACAGCGTGAAGCAGGGGCCCATCTCCACCAAGGAGCTGGCAGACTTCATCCGGGAGAG GGCCACCATCGAAGAGACCTACTCGAAGGCAATGGCAAAACTTTCCAAGCTGGCCAGCAACGGGACCTCGGTGGG GACCTTCGCCCCACTCTGGGAGGTCTTCCGAGTCTCCTCAGACAAGCTGGCGCTCTGCCACCTGGAGCTGACACGGAAGCTGCAGGACCTCATCAAGGACGTGCTCCGCTACGGCGAGGAACAGCTTAAGGCACACAAGAAG TGCAAAGAGGAAGCGGTGGGCACCCTGGACGCTGTGCAGGTCCTTGCAGGCGTCAGCCAGCTCCTGCCCAAGTCCCGCGAGAACTTCCTGAACCGTTGCATGGACCAGGAGCGGCTGCGGAGGGAGAGCACCAGCCAGAAGGAGATGGACAAG GCAGAGACCAAGACCAAGAAGGCAGCAGAGAGCCTGCGGCGTTCAGTGGAGAAGTACAACTCAGCCCGTGCTGACTTCGAGCAGAAGATGCTGGACTCAGCTCTG cGCTTCCAAGCCATGGAGGAGACCCACCTGCGGCAAATGAAGGCACTGCTGGGCTCTTATGCTCACTCAGTGGAGGACACCCATGTGCAGATTGGGCAG GTACATGAGGAGTTTAAGCAGAACATAGAAAACATCAGCGTGGAGATGCTGCTGAGGAAGTTTGCAGAGAGCAAGGGCACAGGCCAGGAGAAGCCTG ggcctttggaCTTTGAGGCGTACAGTGCGGCTGCCCTGCAGGAAG CAATGAAACGTTTGCGGGGAGCCAAGGCCTTTCGCCTCCCAGGACTGAGCCGGCGGGAGCGGGAGCCACCTGCAGCTGT AGATTCCCGGGAGCCTGATTCAGGG ACATGTCCAGAGGTGGATGAAGAAGGTTTCACTGTCCGGCCTGATGTGACCCAGAACA GCACAGCGGAGCCCTCCCACTTCTCATCCAGCGACTCCGATTTCGATGATGAGGAGCCCCGCAAATTCTACGTGCACATCAAGCCCGCCCCGGCCCGGGCCCCAACCTGCAGCCCCGAGGCAGCCGCAGCACAGCTTAGGGCCACAGCTGGCAGCCTCATCCTCCCTCCTGGCCCAGGG GGCACCATGAAACGCCATTCTTCAC GGGACACTGCTGGGAAACTACAGAGGCCTCGATCTGCCCCAAGGGCTGGCAG CTGTGCAGAGAAGCTGCAATCGGATGAGCAGGTTTCCAAGAACCTCTTTGGGCCTCCCCTAGAGTCCGCCTTTGACCATGAAGATTTTACag gctctAGCAGTCTCGGCTTCACCTCCAGCCCCTCGCCTTTCTCTTCCTCGTCGCCCGAGAACGTGGAGGACTCCGGCCTGGACTCACCGTCCCACGCGGCACCCGGCCCCTCCCCGGATTCCTGGGTTCCCCGCCCGGGCACCCCACAGAGCCCACCTACCTGTAGGGTGCCGCCCCCAGAGTCGAGGGGGACGCAGCCCCTGCTGCCATCAGACTCACCACAGCCCCTTGCACCATCCCCGGGTCCCTGGGGGTTGGAGGCTGTGGCTGGAGGAG ACTTGATGCCTGTACCTGCTGACCTTGCAGCCAGGGAGGGCCTGGCAGCCCCACCCCGGAGACCTCGCTCCAGGAAAGCATCCTGTCCCCTCATGCGCAGCAACGGGGACCTG TCTCGTTCCCTGAGCCCCTCCCCACTGGGCTCTTCAGCCCCCAGCACCATCCCAGAACGGCCCAGCTTCTCATCCCAGGCAGGACATG gaGTCTCCCGGGGCCCAAGCCCTGTGGTCCTGGGCTCCCAGGATGCCCTGCCCGTGGCCACTGCCTTCACTGAGTATGTCCACGCCTACTTCCGTGGCCACAACCCCAG CTGCCTGGCTCGAGTAACTGGGGAGCTGACCATGACCTTCCCTGCTGGTATCGTGCGTGTGTTCAGCGGAACCCCACCCCCACCGGTCCTCAGCTTCCGCCTCGTGCACACGGCCCCCATCGAGCACTTCCATCCCAATGCTGACCTGCTCTTCAG TGACCCCTCCCAGAGCGACCCTGAGACCAAAGACTTCTGGCTCAACATGGCGGCTCTGACTGAGGCCCTGCAGCGTCAGGCAGAACAGAATCCAGCTGCCTCCTACTACAACGTAGTGCTGCTGCGGTACCAG TTCTCCCGCCCCGGTCCCCAGTCCGTGCCTCTGCAGCTGAGCGCCCACTGGCAGTGCGGGGAGACCCTCACTCAGGTCTCGGTGGAGTACAGCTACCGGCCTGGTGCCACGGCCGTGCCCACGCCACTCACCAATGTCCAGATCCTGCTGCCCGTAGGGGAGCCTGTGACCAACGTCCGCCTGCAGCCGGCTGCCACCTG GAACCTGGAGGAGAAGCGGCTCCTATGGAAGCTTCCGGATGTGTCCGAGACAGGGG gCTCTGGCCGCCTGTCTGCCAGCTGGGAGCCATGCTCGGGGCCCAGCACACCCAGCCCCGTGGCTGCTCAGTTCACCAGCGAGGGGGCCACTCTGTCCGGCGTGGACCTGGAGCTGGTGGGGAGTGGCTACCGCATGTCACTGGTAAAGAGAAGGTTCGCCACAG CCCTGCCTCCACAGGGATGTACCTGGTGA